A window of the Microtus pennsylvanicus isolate mMicPen1 chromosome 4, mMicPen1.hap1, whole genome shotgun sequence genome harbors these coding sequences:
- the Fam53c gene encoding protein FAM53C isoform X2: protein MITLITEQLQKQTLDELKCTRFSISLPLPDHADISNCGNPFQLVSEGASWRGLPHCSCAEFQDSLNFSYHPSGLSLHLRPPSRENSPQEQPLSQVLSPEPPDPEKLPVPPAPPSKRHCRSLSVPVDLSRWQPVWRPAPSKLWTPIKHRGSAGGGGPQVPHQSPPKRVSSLRFLQAPSASSQCAPAHRPYSPPFFSLALAQDSSQPCATSPQNGSWESDAESLSPCPPQRRFSLSPSLGPQASRFLPSARSSPASSPELPWRPRGLRNLPRSRSQPCDLDARKTGIKRRHEEDSRRLRPSLDFDKMNQKPYSGGLCLQETAPKGSSISPPWFMACSPPPLSASCSPVEGSSHVLSESEEEEEGAVRWGRQELNKRTLCQQDFGDLDLNLIEEN from the exons ATGATAACCCTGATCACTGAGCAGCTACAGAAGCAGACCCTGGATGAGCTGAAATGCACGCGCTTCAGCATCAGTCTG CCTTTGCCTGATCATGCAGACATATCCAACTGTGGGAACCCTTTCCAGCTTGTGTCTG AAGGTGCTTCCTGGAGGGGCCTGCCCCACTGTTCCTGtgctgaattccaggacagcctcaacTTCAGCTACCATCCCTCGGGCCTAAGCCTGCACCTCAGACCACCCAGTCGGGAGAACTCCCCACAAGAGCAGCCCCTCTCCCAAGTACTAAGCCCTGAACCCCCAGACCCAGAGAAGCTTCCTGTGCCCCCTGCTCCTCCATCCAAGAGGCACTGCCGCTCACTCTCGGTGCCTGTGGACCTGTCTCGCTGGCAGCCAGTCTGGCGGCCCGCCCCCTCCAAGCTGTGGACTCCCATCAAGCACCGGGGCAGTGCTGGAGGGGGTGGGCCGCAGGTGCCTCACCAGAGCCCCCCAAAGCGGGTCTCCAGCCTCAGGTTCCTCCAAGCTCCCAGTGCCTCTTCTCAATGTGCCCCAGCCCACAGACCCTACAGCCCTCCTTTCTTCAGCCTGGCTCTGGCCCAAGATTCCTCTCAACCCTGTGCCACCTCCCCTCAGAATGGTTCTTGGGAGAGTGATGCTGAGTCCCTGTCACCCTGCCCACCCCAGCGCCGCTTCTCCCTGTCACCCAGCCTGGGCCCACAGGCAAGCCGCTTCCTGCCCTCTGCCCGGAGCTCCCCTGCATCTTCCCCAGAGCTACCCTGGAGACCTCGAGGTCTCCGCAACCTTCCCCGAAGCCGCTCGCAGCCTTGTGACCTGGATGCCCGCAAAACTGGCATCAAGCGGCGGCACGAAGAGGACTCCCGGCGCCTGAGGCCTTCCTTGGACTTTGACAAGATGAATCAG AAACCATACTCAGGAGGTCTCTGTCTCCAAGAAACAGCTCCAAAAGGCAGCAGCATCTCTCCACCATGGTTCATGGCCTGTagccccccacctctctctgcttcctgcagtcCTGTTGAGGGTTCATCCCATGTGCTGAGTGAAAgcgaagaggaagaagagggggctGTGCGGTGGGGACGGCAGGAACTAAACAAGCGGACACTGTGCCAGCAGGACTTTGGGGACCTGGACCTGAATCTGATTGAGGAAAACTAA
- the LOC142847853 gene encoding large ribosomal subunit protein uL23, producing the protein MAPKAKKEAPAPPKAEAKAKALKAKKAVLKGVHSHKKKKIRTSPTFRRPKTLRLRRQPKYPRKSAPRRNKLDHYAIIKFPLTTESAMKKIEDNNTLVFIVDVKANKHQIKQAVKKLYDIDVAKVNTLIRPDGEKKAYVRLAPDYDALDVANKIGII; encoded by the coding sequence ATGGCGCCGAAAGCgaagaaggaagctcctgcccctcccaaagCCGAAGCTAAAGCGAAGGCCTTGAAAGCCAAGAAGGCAGTGCTGAAAGGCGtccacagccacaaaaagaagaagatcCGCACATCGCCCACCTTTCGGCGTCCCAAGACCCTGCGGCTACGAAGGCAGCCTAAATACCCCCGGAAGAGCGCGCCCAGGAGGAACAAGCTTGACCACTATGCCATCATCAAATTCCCCCTGACCACCgagtcagccatgaagaagatagaagacaacaacacacttgtgttcattgtggacgtcaaggccaacaagcaccagatcaaacaggctgtgaagaaactctaTGACATCGATGTGGCCAAAGTCAACACCCTCATAAGGCCCGACGGAGAGAAGAAGGCGTATGTTCGGTTGGCTCCTGATTATGATGCTCTGGATGTTGCCAACAAGATTGGAATCATCTAA
- the Fam53c gene encoding protein FAM53C isoform X1: protein MITLITEQLQKQTLDELKCTRFSISLPLPDHADISNCGNPFQLVSEGASWRGLPHCSCAEFQDSLNFSYHPSGLSLHLRPPSRENSPQEQPLSQVLSPEPPDPEKLPVPPAPPSKRHCRSLSVPVDLSRWQPVWRPAPSKLWTPIKHRGSAGGGGPQVPHQSPPKRVSSLRFLQAPSASSQCAPAHRPYSPPFFSLALAQDSSQPCATSPQNGSWESDAESLSPCPPQRRFSLSPSLGPQASRFLPSARSSPASSPELPWRPRGLRNLPRSRSQPCDLDARKTGIKRRHEEDSRRLRPSLDFDKMNQVGLKPYSGGLCLQETAPKGSSISPPWFMACSPPPLSASCSPVEGSSHVLSESEEEEEGAVRWGRQELNKRTLCQQDFGDLDLNLIEEN, encoded by the exons ATGATAACCCTGATCACTGAGCAGCTACAGAAGCAGACCCTGGATGAGCTGAAATGCACGCGCTTCAGCATCAGTCTG CCTTTGCCTGATCATGCAGACATATCCAACTGTGGGAACCCTTTCCAGCTTGTGTCTG AAGGTGCTTCCTGGAGGGGCCTGCCCCACTGTTCCTGtgctgaattccaggacagcctcaacTTCAGCTACCATCCCTCGGGCCTAAGCCTGCACCTCAGACCACCCAGTCGGGAGAACTCCCCACAAGAGCAGCCCCTCTCCCAAGTACTAAGCCCTGAACCCCCAGACCCAGAGAAGCTTCCTGTGCCCCCTGCTCCTCCATCCAAGAGGCACTGCCGCTCACTCTCGGTGCCTGTGGACCTGTCTCGCTGGCAGCCAGTCTGGCGGCCCGCCCCCTCCAAGCTGTGGACTCCCATCAAGCACCGGGGCAGTGCTGGAGGGGGTGGGCCGCAGGTGCCTCACCAGAGCCCCCCAAAGCGGGTCTCCAGCCTCAGGTTCCTCCAAGCTCCCAGTGCCTCTTCTCAATGTGCCCCAGCCCACAGACCCTACAGCCCTCCTTTCTTCAGCCTGGCTCTGGCCCAAGATTCCTCTCAACCCTGTGCCACCTCCCCTCAGAATGGTTCTTGGGAGAGTGATGCTGAGTCCCTGTCACCCTGCCCACCCCAGCGCCGCTTCTCCCTGTCACCCAGCCTGGGCCCACAGGCAAGCCGCTTCCTGCCCTCTGCCCGGAGCTCCCCTGCATCTTCCCCAGAGCTACCCTGGAGACCTCGAGGTCTCCGCAACCTTCCCCGAAGCCGCTCGCAGCCTTGTGACCTGGATGCCCGCAAAACTGGCATCAAGCGGCGGCACGAAGAGGACTCCCGGCGCCTGAGGCCTTCCTTGGACTTTGACAAGATGAATCAGGTGGGACTG AAACCATACTCAGGAGGTCTCTGTCTCCAAGAAACAGCTCCAAAAGGCAGCAGCATCTCTCCACCATGGTTCATGGCCTGTagccccccacctctctctgcttcctgcagtcCTGTTGAGGGTTCATCCCATGTGCTGAGTGAAAgcgaagaggaagaagagggggctGTGCGGTGGGGACGGCAGGAACTAAACAAGCGGACACTGTGCCAGCAGGACTTTGGGGACCTGGACCTGAATCTGATTGAGGAAAACTAA